The following nucleotide sequence is from Nomascus leucogenys isolate Asia chromosome 13, Asia_NLE_v1, whole genome shotgun sequence.
GCCAGGTAGAAGTGGGAGATGGGAGTTGCAGGCGGGGGAACAGCTGTTCCAAGGCCTAGAAAAGTGAGGGGATAGCACTTTAGAGAATGAAAAGGACTTCTCTGTGGCCAGAGTGGAGAGGGTGTGCAGAAAGGGGCAGGAGATGAGGGTTGGCAGCAGCTGGTCATGAAGGTGTTAACAAGGGGCCTCCACTGGGCTGTGCAGAGCTACTAAAGATGTTTGCACAAGAGAAGGGTAGGGCATGGTAGACATCAAAACTCCTGGGACCTCGGAGGTGATTGAGCCTAACCTGTGGCCATTTTACCGATAGGAAGACTGAGATGAAGACAGGAGAAGGGCGATGCATGAAGTCACATAGCACTGGGCCTGGCTCCCGGGGTGAAGTAAGGGGTAGAAAAGTCTGAGGATTCCTGGCAGAAACCAGGAAATGGACAGGGTCAAGGCCCCTGAGGGTCAGCCCATGCAGGGCACTGGCAAGTGACAGTCCAAGAAGACAGAGATGAGAATAAAAAGTGTAACAATAGGTATTCACTGTGCACCAGGTACTACGTTGATTGCTTAGTGTGTGCAATCTCTTTTAATCTTAACCAATGAGGTGGTTTCTATCATTGTGCCCCTTTTATAGACAGAGgacactgagactcagaaagcCATGGTTACTTGCCACATGAGAGAGCCAGGTGGTATCAGAGCTGGGAttgggcccaggaggctgagcccagagAGTCCTGTGCCTGTGCTAAGATAAGCGTTTCAGACACAATCAGGGCAGGCTGCCCTGGCAGGCAAGCATAAGGAAGATAAGGGGGACCTGGATACCCAAGGGACTGTAGCGGGGGCCTGGGTCCCTTGGGAATGCACAGAGAAGCAGAAGGACTTAAGCCTTCTCCTGGGAGCAGCAGCAGAGCTTTGCTCTCTTGACGGAGATGCAGCGAGCAGCGGGGTAGATCCAGACAGGGTCCAGCCCCTAGCTTCACCTGGCCTCTTGTGCACAGATCTCCAGTGCTCTTACCTAAGGAGCCCAGAACTCTGGGTCCCCTTCCTGCAGCATCACAGGCTCTTTTCCACTCCCGCTGGGGAGGTGAGTCCATGATGAGAGGAATAACCCAAGCAGGCTCAGGACAGAAGCGCCATGCGTTCACAGGGCCCTGATTCTCAAGAAACATTTGGGAAAATCCACTGGAACGTACTCACCCCCATGCCAGTGTGCACCATGGGTGCTGAACGGTCATTTCCACACTTCCTCAGCTTTTCTGGTCAGTGTGTAGAAAGATCAAAATCCTGTCTTTGTAAATGATCAccttattcattaattcaacacaACTTCATTGAGCACCCATATTTGCCATGTACCATGCTGTGGTTAAGAAACAAAGTTCTGTTCTCATCAAGCTTGACATTCTAGTGGGAGatacagacaataaacaagtGAATAAGCAAAATATGTGtcaggtggccgggcgcggtggctcacgcctgtaatcccagcactttgagaggccaaggcaggtggatcatgaggtccagagttcaagaccagcctggccaatatggtgaaaccccatctctactaaaaatacaaaaattagccaggcatggtggcgagtgcctgtaatcccagccacttgggaggctgaggcaggagaatcacttgaacctgggaggcagaggttgcagtgagccgagattgcaccactgcattccagcctgggcgacagagcatgactccgtctcaaaaattaaataaataaataaaatgtgtcaggTAATCACAAgcactatggagaaaaataaagctgggaaCAGGGAGATCAGAGGACAAGGAGGGCAGGAGTGCAGGTGATTCTAGCAAGGGAGGTCCAGGAAGACCTCTCTGAggggtgacatttgagcagtGACTGGAACAAATGGAAGGAGTCAGCCTCGTGGGTCTAGTGGAAGAGCATCCAAGCAGCAAGTGCAAGTGCATGGGGGCAGGAATGGGCTTAccctaactaaaaaaaaataataaaaaaaacctctgTTTTGGGGTTATTTCCCCCATGTCACCCCAACTTGTTTttagttagtttgtttgtttttgagatggagtctcactctgttgcccaggctggagtgcagtggcacaatcttggctcactgcaacctccacctatcaggttcaagtgattctcctgcctcatcctcccaaatagctgggattatgggcacataccaccacgctcgactaatttttgtatttttagtagagaggggtttcaccatgttagccaggctggtctcgaactcctgacctcaagtgatcctcccgccttggcctcccaaagtgctgggattacaggtgtgagccaccgtgcccagccccaactgGTTTTTAAAGTCACATACTTTAACTTTTGTATCATAGATTAAATATGTATGtgtcttacttatttttctttgtggcaTAGTCAACATAACATGCAAAGGATTTAAAGTCAGACAAACCAAAGTGAGTATACTTGTTCTGCCACCAATTATCTGCCTGGCGTCTAATACGTCACCTTCCTTTTCTGAACCCAGTCTTATCATTGGTAAAATGGGACATACCTTTCACTGCTAGGGCGAGGTTTTGCTGTAATGCCCACAGACGCCTGGCGCATTTCCCATCAACCTCACCACCCTCATCACATGTCCTTTTTCCACTCCCCAACCCTTTCTGGCTACACTGATTTTTGCTTGGGTTTCTAGAGCAGGCCAagctttttcctgcctcagggcctttgcactgtcTGTGCCCCTACTCAGAAAGCTTATTCCATGGGCATCTCTGAATCATTCAGATCACTTTCCCAGAGTCCCTCCTGAACCATACTTTCTAAAATGGGTGCCCCCTTCCAAAATACTctattccaggctgggcacaatggctcacgcctgtaatcccagcactttgggaggccaaggcaggcagatcacctgaagtcaggagttcgagactatcctggccaacatggtgaaaccttgtctctattaaaaatacaaaaaattagccgggcatggtgacaggtgtctgtaatcccagctactcaagaggctgaggcaggagaatctcttgaacccgggaggcggaggttgcagtgagccgagatcacatcactgcactccagcctgggcaacaagagcaaaactccatctcaaaaaaacaaaaaacaaacaaaaaaaccccttaTTCCAGCATCTTTCTTGGTTCCTTTGCAATGCTTATCAGCATTTGTCAATATTTGGTTTCTGGGCATGTTTGCATGGGCTCCCAGTGGGCACCGGAGAGCAGCGCCCATGGCTGTCAGTCTAGCTGGACATGTGGGTGGCCCATGCAGGCCCAGGGCCAGCatactgaatgaataaaaggaTGGGTGGGCAGTTAAGCCCAGAGGACCGCAGCTGTGATGTGATGAGCATCAGGTGCCTTCTGCATTATCCACCCTTCTGGATTCCTCCTGCTTTGtgggttatttttctgtttgggtGACCTGTTACTTTTCAGTTATCTGATGTCTGAGGCCATATAGCGTAGCAGTTAAGAGCACAGacaaaaggccgggtgcggtggctcacacctgtaatcccagccctttggaaggctgaagcgggaggatcacctgaggtcaggagttcgagaccagcttagccaacatgatgaaaccccatctctactaaaaatacaaaaattagctaggtgctgtggcacacgcctgtaatcccagctacagtggaggctgaagcaggagaatcacttgaatccaggaggcggagtttgcagtgagctgtgattgtgccactgtgctccagcctgggtgacagagcgagactccgtctcaaaaaaaaaaaaagcacagacagTGGAGTGCATACGTTCAAATCTCAGCTGTGCTGTTTGCTGGCTGTGTGGCCTCTCAGCTTCCTTAACTGTAAAATGAAGCAAGTCATCCTACTTATAGGGCTGTGGTCAGGGCTGAATGACTCGGTAAGTGAAGCGCTGAGTGCAATGCCTAGCACGTGGTAGTGTCTAATAGGTCAGCTGTGACTGTCTGCAATGCCAGCCTCAGCTCCTGGGAGTCCCCAGCTGTGCTAACGCCATGCTCTGCCCACAGGTGTACCCCATCCACGAAGCCCTGGCCGTGCTGGAGCCCTACACGCGGCTGCCCCCGCACAAGCATGTGGCTCGGCCCACTGAGGTCCTGGCTGGTACCCAGCTCCTCTATGCCTTTTTCACTCGGACCCATGGGGACATGCACAGCCTGGTGCGAAGCCGCCGCCGCATCCCTGAGCCTGAGGCTGCTGCACTCTTCCGCCAGATGGCCACCGCCCTGGCGCACTGTCACCAGCATGGTCTGGTCCTGCGTGATCTCAAGCTGTGTCGCTTTGTCTTCACTGACTGTGAGAGGTGAGTGTGGTCGCAGAGACCCCagccacagacacacccaagggGTGGGCCATGatagagagaaactgaggcccaggaaggcaAAGTAACTTAGGCAAGAAGTGGGAGAGGCTGAAGTAACCAGCAGCCCCTGTCTAGTTCCCTCAGGAGAGTtgactcaggccaggtgcagtggctcatgcctttaatcccagcactttgggaggccgaggtgggtgaaccacttgaagtcaggagttcgagaccagcctggccaacatggtgaaactctgtctctactaaaaatacaaaaattagcctagtgtggtggcacacacctgtaatcccagctactctgaagcctgaggcaggagaactgcttgaacctgggaggcggaggttgcagtgagccaagatcatgccactgcactccagcctcagcaacagagtgaaattccatctcaaaaaaaagagttgacTCTGTCCTCTTGGGAGCCCCTTGGGATTCTGGGATGGAGCACTGAGATATGAAAGTCATAGTAGCTGACAGTGATGAAAGCATCGCCACATTATCTAACGTGGTCTTCCATCCTTACAAAcatgaggcaggtactattattatccccatatgatcaaggaaactgaggcccagagagctcaagtaacttgcccaagctcccacagcaaaataaatggtagagctgggatttgaacctagatctgactccagagcctgggtcTTAATTCAATCTGAGCTTGAGAGGCAAGGGCCTGGCTGGGCTTACCAAGTGACTTTGGGTGACCTagtgtctctgagcctcagtttctctgttgGTAGGGAAAAGGGCTGGATTGTTAGGGTGTTTTCAGGATTCCAAGACCACAGCCAAAACAGGGTCTGAGGTTCCCCATACGGAAACTTTTTCTGTGAAACTGAGAATTAGCACTTTTTGGTTAAAAGAATCTTCCTTCTCTAGGTTGGGatgctaagaattttttttttttttttttaattgagacagagtctcactctgtcacccaggctggaatgcaatggcacgatcttggctcactgcaacctctgctgcccaggttccaatgatactcctgcctcagcctcccgaatagctgggactacaggcatgcgccaccatgcctggctaatgttgtctatttttagtagaaacggggtgttgccatgttggccaggctggtcttgaactcttgaccttaggtgatccacctgcctcggcctcccaaagtgctgggattacaggtgtgagctactgcacccagcctagatgctaagaaaaatttttaaaagataaatctgGGGAGAAGGGCAGAGAGACTCGCCTCCTGTTCCCTCTCCAGACTCCTGGGGGCAGTCAAGATGTGTCAGGGAGTGCACTAAGCTGCCAGTTACACAGGAGTTTTCTGTGGAGAAAGGAGTGTGACcccattgcatttttaaaaactttttatcttgaaataattttagacttttaGAAAACCTACAAAAATAGTTCAAAGAGTTTCTATATATCCTTTAACCAGTGTCCTCCAATGTTAACACCTGACATAGCTATGGTACAATTACCCAAACTAAGAAATCAACCTTGGTAGAGTACTATTAACTAAGCCACAGATTATTCCAACTTCCTGAGTTTCCCACTAACACCCCTTGCTGTGCAGGATCCAGTGAGGATCCCAATTTAGTCGTCAGTGGTTTCCTTGGTCTCTTCCAATCTGagacagttcctcagtctttccctGTCTTCGACGactcatgaccttgacactttttttttttttgagacagggtctcactctgtcacccaggctggagtgcagtggtgtgatcacagctcactgcagcctcgacctcctgggctcaagtgatcctcccacctcagcctcctgagtagttggttctacaggtgtgtgccacccgaCCTGGctaattgagatggggtcttgccatgttgcccaggctggtctcagactcctgagctcaagcaatctgcctgcctccgcctcccaaaatcctgggattataggcatgagccacagctcctggccatAACCTTGAGACTTTTGAAGAGTACTGATCAATTACTTTGTatgtccctcaatttggattTGATTGATGTTTTCTTACAGTTAGATTGCAGTTATATATTTTTGGCAAGAACACACAGAATCAATAGGCCCCTCTCCACATCATATCAGGAGATGCTTGAGTTGATAGTCATTACTGTGTTGtaaccttgatcacttggttagAGTAGGACCTGCCAGGTTTCTCTACTGTAAACTTCCTAATTTACCCTTTGTAATTGACAAATACCTTGGCGGAGGTAAGCTAAGCATATAAATATCCTGTTTTTCCTCAACTTTCACCCACTAATTTTAGCAGCCATCCGTCTTGCCTGTAGCAGTTATTATTGTGGTGCTTGCCTaagtctaattttctttttcttgttttttcttttttttttttttgagacagagtctcactctgttgcccaggttggagtgcagtggcatgatctcagctcactgcaacctccacctcccaggttcaagtgattctcatgcctcagcctcttgagtagctgggattacaggcgcacaccaccacacttagctaatttttgtatttttagtacagatggggttttgccatgttggccaggctggtctcgaactcctcaagtgatccgcctgccttagcctcccaaagtgctgggattataggcatgggccgctgcacccagcccctaAGGCTGATTTTCTGTTAATATTTCCTTCTACATTTTATATTAGAACAAGCATGCCTTTTTTAAAGCAGTAAcatttataatgatttttaagCTAGTACGTAACTTCAAACACATTTTAAGCTTAGAGTAGATACAACTACCCCAGACCTCCTGGAGGAGAAAGCGTGCTTCCTGCTCTTTTCAAGAAGTCACttgatggcccacacctgtaatcccagtgcttcaggaggccaaagtaggaggattgcttgagcccaggagttcgaggccagcctaggcaacatagcaaaaccccatctgtacaaaaaatttagaaaaattagccaggtgtggtgatgcacacctgtgatcccagctacttgggaggctgaggcaggaggattgcttgagcccagaagtttgaggctgcagtgagctaggattgtaccactgcactccagcctaggtgacagagtgagaccctatctctaaagaaaaaaagaaaaaaaaaagaaaaatcacatgagaGTCATTGGTAGAAGAAGGACCATGAGTTAGATAGATCTGTGTTTAAATCCTGGGTTCTGGTTCTTACCTGCTTTTTGGCCCTGAGCAAATGACTTCACCTGCCTgagcctttgtttcttcatctgtaaaatgggctaatAGTGCTGACACCCCTTGTCCCCCAATACTGTGATTCATAGGATTGGTCAGTATTTGTGAAATGCTACTGGACACCCAGGAAGTAGTGCCATAAAGAAGAAACTAATAGCAGTGGTAATAGAATGATTACTATTAAAGTCATCTTAGAGTACTCAGTGGGAGTTGTTTAAAGTAGAAATTGCAAATGGCaggacacactttttttttttttttttttttttttgagacagggtctcactctgtcacccaggctggaatgcagtggcgcaatctcggctcactgcaacctctgcctcctgggctcaagtgatatcctcctgcctcagcctcccaagtagctgggactacaggtgcgaatCACCAcaactgctaatttttgtattttttgtagagataggtttttaccatgttgcccaggctggtcttgaatgcctgaactcaagcgatccccctaccttggcctcccaaagtgctaggattaccggcatgagccaccgtgcccagccttacaCACACTTTTTTTGCCCTGCTTACctgtttgtgttttctgtagaaactggttgtcaatattttttaaatggggactttttcattaaaatacaaTTCCTGTCTTCTCTTGGGGAAAACAATGGGAAGGTGGGGCCATCTTGGGAACTACGAGAGTGGGCCACAGCACTGGCTCTGAGTATCTGCCAGCCAGGGTTCCCATCCCAGGCCAATGCTCTAGAGCTGTAAAATGGTGTCTTCCTTGCAGGTTGTAGCCTGGATAGAATGAGATAAGCCAGGTAATGAGCTGGGCCAGGGGCCAGGAACACAGCAGACACTTGATAAACCCTAGAATGCGTTGTTAGTGGTACCCTTTTTAGGTAGGACTTGTGCTGAGATGTCAGGCACACTTCTTGTTTCTCTCATCTTATTACCTGCCTGGACCCTAAGTTTGTATCTGGTTTAAGAGAGGCTTAACCCTCTCAGCCCCGTCAGCCCCCTCCCCAAGGGACTGTTGAAAAATGTATTCCTTTCAgaattttagtttaaatttaattGCTCTGTGGCCTTaaatgacttaacctctctgagcctgggcTTGGTTATCTGTAAAACCTGACATCACAGGACTGGCTTGTGTCTGTCAAAGGCCAGCAGGCACTTGGCAAGTGGGTGCCACAAGGGTGATAGTATGGGGTGGTGGCATGGGGGTTCTGGGTAGGACCTGACCCTTCTGTTTCTCCCCATGTCCCAGGAAGAAGCTGGTGCTGGAGAACCTGGAGGACTCCTGTGTGCTGACTGGGCCAGATGATTCCCTGTGGGACAAGCACGCGTGCCCAGCCTACGTGGGACCTGAGATACTCAGCTCACGGGCATCATACTCGGGCAAGGCAGCAGATGTCTGGAGCCTGGGCGTGGCACTCTTCACCATGCTGGCTGGCCACTACCCCTTCCAGGACTCGGAGCCTGTCCTGCTCTTTGGCAAGATCCGCCGCGGGGCCTACGCCTTGCCTGCAGGCCTCTCAGCCCCTGCCCGCTGTCTGGTTCGCTGCCTCCTTCGTCGGGAGCCAGCTGAGCGGCTCACAGCCACAGGCATCCTCCTGCACCCCTGGCTGCGAGAGGACCCGATCCCCTTAGCCCCAACCCGATCCCATCTCTGGGAGGCTGACCAGGTGGTCCCTGATGGACCGGGGCTAGACGAagccagggaagaggagggagtcAGAGAAGTGGTTCTGTATGGCTAGGGCCACCCTACTACATGCTCAGCTGCCAACAGTGGATTGAGTTTGGGGTGGCTCCAAGCCTTCTCCTGCCTCTGAACTGAGCCAAATCTTCAGTGCCTTCCAGAAGGGAGAAAGACAGAAGCCTGTGTGGAGTGTGCTGCGTACACATCTGCTTTGTTCCACACACATGCAGTTCCTGCTTGGGTGCTTATCAAGTGCCAAGccctgttctaggtgctgggaatacagcagtgagCAAAGCAGACAATACTCCCTGCTCACAGAGATGACAAACTGGCGTTCTTGAGCTGACAATACTTTTCCATGACCATAGGTCACTGTCTACACTGGGTACACTTTGTACCAGTGTCGGCCTCCACTGGTGCTGGTGCTCAGGCCCCTCTGTCCAAGGACAATCCCTTTCACAAACAAACCGGCTGCCTTTGTATCTTGTGCCTTTTCAGAGAAAGAGAGGTATCCCTGTGCCAAAGGCTCCAGGCCTCTCCCCTGCAACTCAGGACCCAAGCCTAGCTCACTCTGGGAACTGTGTTCCCAGCATCTCTGTCCTCTTGATTAAGAGATTCTCCTTTCAGGCCTAAGCCTGGGATTTGGGCCAGAGATAAGAATCCAAACTATGAGGCTAGTTCTTGTCTAACTCAAGAATGATCTGGAATGAGGGTCTAGGCCTGTCAACCATGGGGCTTCTGACCTGAGCACCAAGGTTGAGGGACAGGATTAGGCAAGGTCTGTCCTGTGGCCACCTGGAAAGTCCCAGGGGACTGGGGACACTTGGGGTCCATGATCCCAGGTCCATACTCTAGGTTTTGGATACCATGAGTATGTATTTTTACCTGTGCCTAATAAAGGAGAATTacgaaataattttatttttctaggcaATTTCTTCCATCCTTTCCTACTATCTCTTACCAGTTTTTCCTGCCTTCAAAACTGGCCCCCATGGTGAAAGGCCATAGAGTTGTGTCTCAACCTGGGCTGAGTGGTTTGTGAGAACAGATTACCTGGAGCCCAGTGGGTCTTCCTGCActccttctgtttcttcaggcAACAGCAGTGTCTCTATTAGGGTACTTTCTGAGTCAAAATGGCTTCAACAAGATGGAAATATGTTTCATACAAAGCAAGAAGTCAGCAGATAGGGTGGGCTTCAGTGCTGGTCCATTCAACTCCCTAAGCTGTGCGCAGGGACCCTGGCTCTCCAGGCTCCTTCTGTCTCTTGGCTGTATTGTCTCGAGACTGCTGGCCCAATGGCTACAGCAGGTGTCACATTACAGAGGTCCATGACCAGAGGAAGAAGCCAGGGGTCATTGTAGTACCTGAGAACTCAGAactctggagtcaggctgcctggAATTAAATCCTGGCTCCAGCACTCAATAGCTGTTTGACCCttggcaagtttcttaaccaCTCTATGCCTCagattctttatctgtaaaatgggggacaATGATAGTACCTAACTTATGAGAACTAAATGACTTATTTTGTGTAAAGCAATTAGAACAAGCAGCACCTGGCATAATAAGCCTACAATAAAAGTTActcccggctgggcacagtggctcacgcctgtaatcccagcattttcggaggccaaggtgggcagatcacgaggtcaggagatcaagaccaacctgatcaacatggtgaaaccctatctctactaaaaatacaaaaattagctgggcatggtggcacatgcctgtagtcccagctactcgggaggctgaggcaggagaatcacttgaacccaggaggtggaggttgcagtgagtcgagatcgcgccactgcactctagcctgggcaatagagcgagactctatctcaaaaaaaaaaaaaagttgctccCACATTTCTTTCTTGGGATGGAGGAAGCTTTCCCAGAAGTGCTCCAGACCGACTTTCCCACACATCTCATTGGTCAGAACTGCATCACTTGCCGTTTCTGACCAATCACCAGCTTACATTCGTGGGGCACGTGCTTACACTAACCATGGCACTCCTCGAGCTGTAAATGGAGCTCGTGTGTCATATGGAGGGGGAGTGACTCCTGAGCAAAACCAGGTTCAAAGAGGGAGGGGATCGTAGGGAAAAGAATGTGCAGAAGTGTGGAGGCCCAGCCAACAGCCTGCTAACTGCAGATACTCGAGAGCGGCCACTCTAGATCATCTGACCCAGGCCGGCCCACACTAGAATTGTCCGGTGACCCGCAAGGTCATGAGCTAATTGAGCTAAATAAaatcattgtgtttttttgtttgtttgttttgtttttgttttgttttgtttttttgagacggagtctcactctgtcacccaggctggagtgcagtggtgcgatctcggctcactgcaacctctgcctctcgggttttcaaacgattcttctgcctcagcctcccaagtagctgggattacaggcatgcaccaatacacctggctaatttttatatttttagtagagacgggggtttcgccatgttggccaggctggtctccaactcctgacctcaggtgatccgcccacctcggccacccaaagtgctggtattacaggcgtgagccaccgcgcccggccaatcattgtggttttaagtcactaagtttgagGCTATTTTGTTTTacagcaaaagctaactgatGCAGACAGGGACAAGTCAGTCTCATCTCTGTGCACCCAGCATTGCCCAGAACAGGGCCTAGCTGTGTCTAGGGTCTCATGGGGCAGCCCCTGACCTCTGTCTTGCCCCTCCCAGCTTCCAACAGACCCTGTCCCAGCTCCCTCCAAGCTGAGTGTTGGCCTGATACCTACCAGCGGAGCAAGGGGAACGGGAGGGCTGCTAAGGGCAGGTACCGTGCCAACACTTTACTCCATTACACAAAGAGACTCATTTACTCCTCATGACAATCCAGTGAGGTAGATGTTCCtgtcactttacagataagacaAATGAGCTTTAGAGAGAGCAGAAGACTCATCCAAGACCTCACAACAGAGAAAAAGACTTCTCTGGTTTTTGCCTTGGAGCAGGAACTTTTGACAAGGCTGCACAGATGCAGCCACATGAAAACTGcccattaaaaatgtaatatcgtcccggagcagtggctcatgcctgtaacctcagcactttgggaggccgaggctagcagatcacttgaggtcaggagttcaagatcagcctggccaacatggtgaaaccctgtctctactaaaaatacaaaaaatagctaggcgtggtggtgcgtgcctgtaatcccacctacttgggaagctgaggcaggagaatcacttgaacccaggaggcagagactgtagtgagtcaagactgcaccactgcactccagcctgagtgacagagcaagactctgtctcaaaataataataaaatgtaatattcacTCTTATCAAATAATGGATGTCACCACACCCCGACCCTAATTAGTGAGGACTTTCATGTTCTACTTGTCTTCATTTAATCATCATTGTATAAGAGTTTTACAATATCAAATTAGTACATGTATATTACTGAAAGGGAAGGACTGTTAGAAATTTACTTGAGTAATGTCTGCCACTGGGGGCTGAACACAAAAGATCCTATTGTGAGCTGCCAGATTATTCACTCACTTAGCAATTCAACAACCATTGCTGAATGCCTACTATAGGCCAGGTGCCATGCAAGACAGATGTGCTCCCACCCTCAAGGATTCACGGCCTAACAGAGGAGAGGGATGTTAAACAGATAACCATACAGATGGCATAGCTAATTATATTCGTGGAAGTTCGTTGTGGCAAAGACAGGCATCTCAATAT
It contains:
- the TRIB3 gene encoding tribbles homolog 3 isoform X1, with the protein product MWRRLRTRPLLGPGQGWSWTGIPSSAAAQQPGPPAGALESLSTGGARTHAGRQGKMRATPLAAPAGSLSRKKRLELDDNLDTEHPVQKRARSGPQPRLPPCLLPLSPPPAPDRATAVATASRLGRYVLLEPEEGGRAYRALHCPTGTEYTCKVYPIHEALAVLEPYTRLPPHKHVARPTEVLAGTQLLYAFFTRTHGDMHSLVRSRRRIPEPEAAALFRQMATALAHCHQHGLVLRDLKLCRFVFTDCERKKLVLENLEDSCVLTGPDDSLWDKHACPAYVGPEILSSRASYSGKAADVWSLGVALFTMLAGHYPFQDSEPVLLFGKIRRGAYALPAGLSAPARCLVRCLLRREPAERLTATGILLHPWLREDPIPLAPTRSHLWEADQVVPDGPGLDEAREEEGVREVVLYG
- the TRIB3 gene encoding tribbles homolog 3 isoform X2; translation: MVLTHLAVKNNRMSANSDHFLTPTRQQMRATPLAAPAGSLSRKKRLELDDNLDTEHPVQKRARSGPQPRLPPCLLPLSPPPAPDRATAVATASRLGRYVLLEPEEGGRAYRALHCPTGTEYTCKVYPIHEALAVLEPYTRLPPHKHVARPTEVLAGTQLLYAFFTRTHGDMHSLVRSRRRIPEPEAAALFRQMATALAHCHQHGLVLRDLKLCRFVFTDCERKKLVLENLEDSCVLTGPDDSLWDKHACPAYVGPEILSSRASYSGKAADVWSLGVALFTMLAGHYPFQDSEPVLLFGKIRRGAYALPAGLSAPARCLVRCLLRREPAERLTATGILLHPWLREDPIPLAPTRSHLWEADQVVPDGPGLDEAREEEGVREVVLYG
- the TRIB3 gene encoding tribbles homolog 3 isoform X3, yielding MRATPLAAPAGSLSRKKRLELDDNLDTEHPVQKRARSGPQPRLPPCLLPLSPPPAPDRATAVATASRLGRYVLLEPEEGGRAYRALHCPTGTEYTCKVYPIHEALAVLEPYTRLPPHKHVARPTEVLAGTQLLYAFFTRTHGDMHSLVRSRRRIPEPEAAALFRQMATALAHCHQHGLVLRDLKLCRFVFTDCERKKLVLENLEDSCVLTGPDDSLWDKHACPAYVGPEILSSRASYSGKAADVWSLGVALFTMLAGHYPFQDSEPVLLFGKIRRGAYALPAGLSAPARCLVRCLLRREPAERLTATGILLHPWLREDPIPLAPTRSHLWEADQVVPDGPGLDEAREEEGVREVVLYG